One segment of Pseudomonas sp. FP2196 DNA contains the following:
- a CDS encoding DMT family transporter produces MTSVSRPDTSLRFSRFSKAECVLVLITMVWGGTFLLVQHAMTVSGPMFFVGLRFAAAAAIVALFSWRHLRELTLFELKAGAFIGVAIMLGYGLQTVGLQTIPSSQSAFITALYVPFVPLLQWLVLGRRPGLMPSIGIMLAFTGLMLLSGPSGASLNFSPGEIATLISAIAIAAEIILISTYAGQVDVRRVTVVQLATTSVLSFLMVVPTGETLPEFSWLLLATALGLGAASAAIQVAMNWAQKSVSPTRATLIYAGEPVWAGIVGRLAGERLPAIALVGAGLIVAAVIVSELKTKGKAAVEIEGALENDNGN; encoded by the coding sequence ATGACGTCAGTGAGTCGCCCCGACACCTCCCTCCGTTTCTCCCGATTCAGCAAAGCCGAGTGCGTCTTGGTGCTGATTACCATGGTCTGGGGCGGCACCTTCCTGCTGGTGCAGCACGCGATGACCGTCAGCGGTCCGATGTTTTTTGTCGGCCTGCGATTCGCAGCGGCAGCTGCCATCGTCGCCCTGTTCTCCTGGCGTCATCTGCGCGAACTGACCCTGTTCGAACTCAAGGCCGGCGCCTTCATCGGCGTGGCGATCATGCTAGGTTACGGCTTGCAGACGGTGGGATTACAGACGATTCCAAGCAGTCAGTCGGCGTTCATTACCGCGCTTTATGTTCCATTCGTGCCGTTGCTGCAATGGCTGGTGCTGGGACGCCGACCGGGGTTGATGCCGAGCATCGGGATCATGCTGGCGTTTACCGGGTTGATGCTGTTGTCGGGACCGTCCGGCGCTTCACTGAATTTCAGCCCGGGCGAGATTGCCACGCTGATCAGCGCCATTGCCATTGCGGCCGAAATCATTCTGATCAGCACTTACGCAGGCCAGGTCGACGTGCGCCGAGTGACCGTGGTGCAACTGGCGACGACGTCGGTGTTGTCATTTTTGATGGTGGTGCCGACAGGCGAAACGCTTCCCGAATTTTCCTGGCTGTTGCTGGCGACCGCGTTGGGACTGGGCGCGGCCAGTGCGGCGATTCAGGTGGCGATGAACTGGGCTCAGAAGAGTGTTTCGCCCACTCGGGCGACGTTGATCTATGCCGGGGAGCCGGTGTGGGCCGGGATTGTCGGGCGACTTGCCGGGGAACGGTTGCCGGCGATTGCGCTGGTGGGCGCCGGGTTGATTGTGGCGGCGGTGATAGTCAGTGAGTTGAAGACCAAGGGTAAGGCTGCCGTTGAAATTGAAGGCGCACTAGAGAACGACAACGGCAATTGA
- a CDS encoding monovalent cation/H+ antiporter subunit D, with amino-acid sequence MMAMTHLIAAPILLPLLTAAIMLMLGEKHRPLKAKINLFSSLIGLFISVMLLQWTQTTGVPGSIGVYLPGNWQAPFGIVLVVDRLSALMLVLTGIIGVSALLFAMARWDGAGSSFHALFQIQLMGLYGAFLTADLFNLFVFFEVLLAASYGLLLHGSGRARVSSGLHYISINLLASSLFLIGAALIYGVTGTLNMADLALKIPLVPEADRGLLHAGAGILAVAFLAKAGMWPLNFWLVPAYSAASAPVAAMFAIMTKVGVYTLLRLWTLLFSGQAGASALFGGDWLIYGGMATMACAALAILAAQRLERMASLSILVSAGILLSAVGFAQPNLIGAALFYLVSSTLALSALFLLAELIERSRSANEIPLEDESELLPRPQESLQPPKGINLDDEQKAVVGQVIPWTMAFLGLSFIACALLIIGMPPLSGFIGKLSLIGALLNPLGLGTGAPISNAAWALLALLILSGLASLMAFSRLGIQRFWTPEERPSPLLRKLECVPIFLLLGLSIALTFKAEPLLRYTQATADALNNPQQYVMAVLGTRAVPSPEAKTAQLEVQP; translated from the coding sequence ATGATGGCGATGACTCACCTGATCGCCGCACCGATTCTGCTGCCGCTGCTGACCGCAGCCATCATGCTGATGCTCGGCGAGAAGCACCGGCCGCTGAAGGCGAAAATCAATCTGTTCTCCAGCCTCATCGGCCTGTTCATTTCCGTGATGCTGCTGCAATGGACGCAGACCACCGGTGTGCCCGGCTCCATCGGCGTATACCTGCCCGGCAACTGGCAGGCGCCGTTCGGCATCGTGCTGGTGGTCGATCGCCTGTCGGCGCTGATGCTGGTGCTGACCGGGATCATCGGCGTCAGTGCCCTGCTCTTTGCGATGGCGCGCTGGGACGGCGCGGGATCGAGCTTCCACGCGTTGTTCCAGATTCAGTTGATGGGGCTGTATGGCGCGTTCCTGACCGCAGATCTGTTCAACCTGTTCGTGTTCTTCGAAGTGCTGCTCGCCGCTTCTTATGGCCTGTTGCTGCACGGCTCCGGTCGGGCGCGGGTGTCGTCGGGGCTGCATTACATCTCGATCAACCTGCTCGCCTCGTCGCTGTTTCTGATCGGCGCGGCATTGATCTATGGTGTGACCGGCACCCTGAACATGGCTGATCTGGCGCTGAAAATTCCGCTGGTGCCGGAAGCCGACCGAGGCTTGCTGCACGCCGGCGCAGGAATTCTCGCGGTGGCGTTTCTGGCCAAGGCTGGCATGTGGCCGCTGAACTTCTGGCTGGTACCGGCCTACTCTGCAGCCAGCGCACCAGTGGCGGCAATGTTCGCGATCATGACCAAGGTCGGCGTCTACACCCTGCTGCGCCTATGGACGCTGTTGTTCTCCGGGCAAGCCGGGGCGTCGGCGCTCTTCGGTGGCGACTGGCTGATCTACGGCGGCATGGCCACCATGGCCTGCGCGGCGCTGGCAATTCTTGCCGCACAACGACTGGAACGCATGGCCAGCCTGAGCATTCTGGTGTCGGCGGGGATTCTGCTGTCGGCCGTTGGTTTCGCCCAGCCGAACCTGATCGGTGCGGCGCTGTTCTATCTGGTCAGCTCGACGCTGGCGTTGAGCGCGCTATTCCTGCTGGCCGAGTTGATCGAGCGTTCGCGCTCGGCCAACGAAATCCCACTGGAAGACGAAAGCGAACTGCTGCCACGGCCGCAAGAGTCCCTGCAACCGCCCAAAGGCATCAACCTCGACGACGAGCAGAAAGCCGTGGTCGGTCAGGTCATTCCTTGGACGATGGCATTTCTTGGATTGAGCTTCATTGCTTGTGCCCTGCTGATCATAGGCATGCCGCCGCTGTCAGGCTTCATCGGCAAGCTCAGCCTGATCGGTGCTTTGCTCAATCCACTGGGTCTGGGCACTGGCGCGCCAATTTCCAACGCGGCGTGGGCGCTGCTGGCACTGCTGATTCTGTCCGGACTGGCTTCGTTGATGGCGTTCTCGCGCCTGGGTATCCAACGCTTCTGGACACCGGAAGAGCGACCATCGCCGCTGCTGCGCAAACTCGAATGCGTGCCAATCTTCCTGCTATTGGGATTGAGCATCGCCTTGACCTTCAAGGCCGAACCGCTGCTGCGCTATACCCAGGCCACCGCCGATGCTCTGAATAACCCGCAGCAATACGTGATGGCAGTGCTCGGCACCCGCGCCGTACCGAGTCCGGAAGCCAAGACAGCCCAACTGGAGGTACAGCCATGA
- a CDS encoding DUF3087 family protein, giving the protein MFEIQPMDAVTFRQQTRRSTMIIAVLFLVLAMLFSTVAVALFGEPGGDNLRFNVGGVFAAFLLTAALLRGRFWNQTWMAPAVYSWRLKRNLMSVTNVMHQVTAAVQKNDPTAMKVLRFYHLGLTQMHELDGNAGDHAQLHREVEAHKERMQVLGVDIDQPRLDPAWLEVLKQTSR; this is encoded by the coding sequence ATGTTCGAGATTCAGCCGATGGACGCCGTCACTTTTCGCCAGCAGACGCGGCGCAGCACCATGATCATTGCCGTGCTGTTCCTGGTGCTGGCGATGTTGTTTTCGACGGTGGCGGTGGCACTGTTTGGCGAGCCCGGCGGCGATAACCTGCGCTTCAATGTCGGCGGAGTGTTTGCGGCGTTCCTGCTGACGGCGGCTTTGTTGCGCGGGCGCTTCTGGAATCAGACCTGGATGGCCCCGGCTGTTTATAGCTGGCGGCTCAAGCGCAATCTTATGAGCGTCACCAATGTGATGCATCAGGTGACGGCGGCAGTGCAGAAGAATGATCCGACGGCGATGAAGGTACTGCGTTTCTATCACTTGGGACTGACGCAGATGCATGAGCTGGACGGTAACGCCGGCGATCATGCGCAACTGCACCGTGAAGTCGAAGCGCACAAGGAGCGGATGCAGGTGCTTGGTGTTGATATCGATCAGCCACGCCTTGATCCGGCGTGGCTGGAAGTTCTCAAGCAGACGTCTCGTTAG
- a CDS encoding FAD/NAD(P)-binding protein — protein MSQSADILVIGGGLSGTMLAVQLLRLPGRRKILVIEPRVELGRGEAYSAVELGHTLNGNAARMSVDPDNPDDLTQWLTEHIAAGGWPESAEQNVPVSELFPPRGLFGVYVQQRLAEACNVGAQQGSTVEHIRAEVADLQTFADSVQLILSDGQHLTGVFAVLATGMFPAARTPQKQSSGLNTAALDPWDVTAMRQLDPQSTVLIIGSGLTMVDAVVSLEQAGHRGPIEVFSRHGLLPHARRQPPAWVDFLAEDHSIRSPRQLLRELRRHCRDAIAQGIDWQAPLDTVRAHIGRVWSQATDMQRRQFVRHVRPWWESHHHRSPPLSAQLVERLREEGRLRIQAASFKALEPCAEGGVSIRIRRRGEAETCVVHGAALINSSGIEYDWRRVARPLPQQLLARGLVRPGPLALGIAATIDGAVLDEHGQAANRLFAMGPPLRGMWWESTAVTDVALQAKALALRLGAEQG, from the coding sequence ATGAGCCAGAGCGCAGACATCCTGGTCATCGGCGGCGGCCTTAGCGGCACGATGCTGGCGGTACAATTGTTGCGTCTACCCGGTCGGCGCAAGATTCTGGTCATTGAACCGCGTGTCGAACTCGGCCGTGGGGAGGCGTACAGCGCTGTCGAGTTGGGCCATACGCTCAATGGCAACGCGGCGCGGATGAGCGTCGATCCGGATAATCCGGATGACCTTACGCAGTGGCTGACTGAGCATATTGCCGCCGGTGGCTGGCCGGAGTCGGCTGAGCAAAATGTGCCTGTCAGTGAGTTGTTCCCGCCTCGTGGGTTGTTCGGCGTTTATGTGCAACAACGATTAGCCGAAGCCTGCAATGTCGGTGCGCAGCAAGGCTCGACCGTCGAACATATCCGCGCAGAAGTCGCCGACCTGCAAACCTTTGCTGATTCGGTGCAGCTCATCCTCAGCGACGGCCAGCACTTAACGGGCGTATTCGCAGTACTCGCCACGGGCATGTTCCCCGCCGCACGCACCCCGCAAAAACAATCCAGCGGCCTCAACACTGCCGCACTCGATCCGTGGGATGTTACGGCCATGCGCCAACTCGATCCGCAATCCACCGTGCTGATCATCGGCTCCGGCCTGACCATGGTGGATGCCGTGGTCTCGCTGGAGCAGGCCGGGCATCGCGGGCCGATTGAAGTGTTTTCCCGTCACGGACTGCTGCCCCATGCGCGGCGTCAACCACCGGCTTGGGTGGATTTCCTCGCTGAAGATCACAGCATTCGTTCGCCACGCCAGTTGTTGCGCGAACTGCGTCGGCATTGCCGCGACGCCATCGCGCAAGGTATCGACTGGCAAGCACCGCTGGACACGGTGCGCGCGCACATCGGACGGGTGTGGAGTCAGGCGACTGACATGCAGCGTCGACAATTCGTACGCCACGTGCGGCCGTGGTGGGAAAGCCATCATCATCGTTCGCCGCCGCTGAGTGCGCAGCTGGTTGAACGTCTGCGTGAAGAAGGAAGGTTGCGGATTCAGGCGGCGTCGTTCAAGGCGCTAGAGCCGTGTGCGGAGGGTGGCGTGAGTATTCGTATCCGGCGGCGGGGCGAGGCCGAAACCTGCGTTGTGCATGGCGCGGCGTTGATCAATTCCAGTGGTATCGAGTACGACTGGCGTCGGGTGGCGCGACCGTTGCCGCAGCAGTTGTTGGCGCGTGGATTGGTGCGGCCGGGGCCGTTGGCGTTGGGGATTGCGGCTACGATTGACGGCGCAGTGCTGGATGAGCACGGGCAGGCAGCGAACCGGTTGTTCGCCATGGGCCCGCCGTTGCGCGGGATGTGGTGGGAAAGTACGGCGGTGACGGACGTGGCGTTGCAGGCGAAGGCGTTGGCGTTGCGATTGGGGGCTGAGCAGGGCTGA
- a CDS encoding Na+/H+ antiporter subunit C: protein MEEVIAIAIGVLAASGVWLILRPRTFQVVMGLCLLSYGVNLFIFSMGSLFIGKEPVIKDGVTQDLLHYTDPLPQALVLTAIVISFAMTALFLVVLLASRGLTGTDHVDGREPKE from the coding sequence ATGGAAGAAGTCATCGCAATCGCCATCGGCGTCCTCGCCGCATCCGGCGTCTGGCTGATCCTGCGGCCACGGACCTTCCAGGTGGTCATGGGCCTGTGCCTGCTGTCGTACGGCGTCAACCTGTTCATCTTCAGCATGGGCAGCCTGTTCATCGGCAAGGAACCGGTGATCAAAGACGGCGTGACGCAAGACCTGCTGCATTACACCGACCCATTGCCGCAAGCACTGGTACTCACTGCAATCGTCATCAGCTTCGCCATGACCGCGTTGTTCCTCGTCGTTCTGCTCGCCTCGCGAGGCTTGACCGGCACTGACCATGTAGACGGCCGGGAGCCTAAAGAATGA
- the ppnN gene encoding nucleotide 5'-monophosphate nucleosidase PpnN — protein sequence MTQRHVINASVSPKGSLETLSQREVQQLSEAGSGSTYTLFRQCALAILNTGAHVDNAKTILEAYKDFEIRIHQQDRGVRLELLNAPADAFVDGEMIASTREMLFSALRDIVYTENELDSQRIDLSTSQGISDYVFHLLRNARTLRPGVEPKIVVCWGGHSINTEEYKYTKKVGHELGLRSLDICTGCGPGVMKGPMKGATIAHAKQRIHGGRYLGLTEPGIIAAEAPNPIVNELVILPDIEKRLEAFVRVGHGIIIFPGGAGTAEEFLYLLGILMHPDNAGLPFPVILTGPKHAAPYLEQLDAFVIATLGEAAKQHYEIIIDDPAEVARQMTQGLKAVKQFRRERNDAFHFNWLLKIDEGFQRPFDPTHENMANLKLHRDQPPHELAANLRRAFSGIVAGNVKDKGIRLIEEHGPYQIRGDAAIMQPLDALLKAFVAQHRMKLPGGAAYVPCYRVVA from the coding sequence ATGACCCAACGACACGTAATCAACGCCTCGGTCAGCCCGAAAGGCAGCCTGGAAACCCTTTCTCAACGTGAAGTTCAGCAACTGAGCGAAGCCGGATCCGGCAGCACCTACACCCTCTTTCGCCAGTGCGCCCTGGCCATCCTCAACACCGGCGCCCATGTCGATAACGCCAAGACCATCCTCGAAGCCTACAAGGACTTCGAAATCCGCATTCACCAACAGGATCGCGGTGTGCGCCTGGAGCTGCTGAACGCTCCGGCCGATGCCTTCGTCGATGGCGAAATGATCGCCAGCACCCGGGAAATGCTCTTCAGCGCCCTGCGCGACATCGTCTACACCGAAAACGAACTCGACAGCCAACGCATCGACCTGAGCACCTCACAAGGCATCAGCGACTACGTCTTCCACCTGCTGCGCAATGCCCGCACCTTGCGCCCGGGCGTCGAGCCGAAGATCGTCGTGTGCTGGGGCGGTCACTCGATCAACACCGAAGAATACAAATACACCAAGAAAGTCGGCCATGAACTGGGCCTGCGCAGCCTCGACATCTGCACCGGCTGTGGCCCCGGCGTAATGAAAGGCCCGATGAAAGGCGCGACCATCGCCCACGCCAAACAACGCATTCACGGCGGTCGCTACCTGGGCCTGACCGAGCCGGGCATCATCGCTGCCGAAGCGCCGAACCCTATTGTCAATGAGCTGGTGATCCTGCCGGACATCGAAAAGCGTCTGGAAGCGTTCGTTCGCGTTGGCCACGGCATCATCATTTTCCCGGGCGGTGCCGGTACCGCTGAAGAGTTCCTCTACCTGCTGGGCATCCTGATGCACCCGGACAACGCCGGCCTGCCGTTCCCGGTGATCCTGACCGGGCCGAAACATGCCGCGCCGTATCTCGAACAGCTCGACGCGTTCGTCATCGCCACCCTCGGCGAAGCAGCCAAGCAGCACTACGAAATCATTATCGACGACCCGGCTGAAGTCGCGCGGCAGATGACTCAGGGCCTGAAAGCCGTGAAGCAGTTCCGCCGCGAGCGCAACGACGCGTTCCACTTCAACTGGCTGCTGAAAATCGACGAAGGCTTTCAGCGTCCGTTCGATCCTACCCACGAAAACATGGCCAACCTCAAACTGCACCGCGACCAGCCGCCCCACGAACTGGCGGCCAACCTGCGCCGGGCGTTCTCCGGGATCGTGGCCGGCAACGTCAAGGACAAGGGCATTCGTTTGATCGAGGAGCACGGGCCATACCAGATCCGCGGCGACGCAGCGATCATGCAACCGCTGGACGCGCTGCTCAAAGCCTTCGTCGCTCAGCACCGGATGAAGCTGCCGGGTGGCGCGGCGTATGTGCCGTGTTATCGAGTGGTGGCGTAA
- a CDS encoding monovalent cation/H+ antiporter subunit A, with amino-acid sequence MSLIVLLLLPFIGSCLAAMLPHNARNTESLLAGLVALIGTVQVAMLYPQIAHGGVIREEFMWLPSLGLNFVLRMDGFAWLFSMLVLGIGTLVSLYARYYMSPDDPVPRFFAFFLAFMGAMLGLVISGNLIQIVFFWELTSLFSFLLIGYWHHRADARRGAYMALMVTGAGGLCLLAGVMILGHVVGSYDLDKVLAAGDQIRAHALYPILLPLILIGALSKSAQFPFHFWLPHAMAAPTPVSAYLHSATMVKAGVFLLARLWPSLSGSEEWFYIVSGAGACTLLLGAYCAMFQNDLKGLLAYSTISHLGLITLLLGLNSPLAAVAAVFHILNHATFKASLFMAAGIIDHESGTRDIRKLSGLIKLIPFTATLAMVASASMAGVPLLNGFLSKEMFFAETVFINATAWVEAALPIVATIAGTFSVAYSLRFTVDVFFGPTATDLPHTPHEPPRWMRAPVELLVFTCLLVGIFPAQIVGPLLAAAALPVVGGTLPEYSLAIWHGLNAPMIMSLIAMSGGIVLYLLLRNQFRHGRFKYPPLVGRFNGKRLFERSLVVMMRMARRVERRLGTRRLQMQLFLMVLAAVLAGLIPMLHSTLSWGDRPKIPGSIVFVTLWLLAIACALGAAWQAKYHRLAALTMVSVCGLMTCVTFVWFSAPDLALTQLAVEVVTTVLILLGLRWLPRRIEEVSPLPSSLRKARIRRLRDLLLSIAVGGGMALLSYAMLTRQTPNDISSFYLSRAMPEGGGSNVVNVMLVDFRGFDTLGEITVLVAVALTVFALLRRFRPPKESLQLPAQQRLLAPDVVTDLVNPRSASDTALGFMMVPAVLVRLLLPIALVVSCYLFMRGHNQPGGGFVAGLVMSVAFILQYMVAGTQWVEAQMSLRPLRWMGTGLLFATATGLGAMAVGYPFLTTHTWHFTLPLLGDIHIASALFFDIGVYAVVVGSTLLILTALAHQSVRGHKTAALPKSVASKGAV; translated from the coding sequence ATGTCCCTGATAGTTCTACTGCTTCTGCCATTCATTGGCAGCTGTCTGGCAGCGATGCTGCCACACAACGCGCGTAATACCGAATCCCTGTTGGCTGGTCTGGTCGCTCTGATCGGCACCGTCCAGGTGGCAATGTTGTACCCGCAAATCGCCCACGGCGGCGTGATCCGCGAAGAATTCATGTGGCTGCCCAGCCTCGGCTTGAACTTCGTCCTGCGCATGGACGGCTTCGCCTGGCTGTTCTCGATGCTGGTATTGGGCATCGGCACCCTCGTTTCCTTATATGCCCGCTATTACATGTCGCCGGATGATCCGGTGCCGCGTTTCTTCGCGTTTTTTCTGGCGTTCATGGGTGCCATGCTCGGGCTGGTGATCTCCGGCAACCTGATCCAGATCGTGTTCTTCTGGGAGCTGACCAGCCTCTTCTCGTTCCTGCTGATCGGCTACTGGCACCATCGCGCCGATGCTCGCCGTGGTGCCTACATGGCGCTGATGGTCACCGGCGCAGGCGGGTTATGCCTGCTGGCGGGGGTCATGATCCTCGGCCATGTCGTCGGCAGCTATGACCTGGACAAGGTCCTGGCCGCCGGCGATCAGATTCGTGCACATGCCCTCTACCCTATTCTGCTACCCCTCATTCTCATCGGCGCACTCAGCAAAAGCGCCCAGTTCCCCTTTCACTTCTGGCTGCCCCACGCGATGGCGGCGCCAACGCCTGTCTCCGCGTACCTGCACTCGGCAACCATGGTCAAGGCCGGGGTTTTCCTCCTCGCACGCCTGTGGCCGTCGCTGTCCGGCAGCGAAGAATGGTTCTACATCGTCAGCGGTGCCGGTGCGTGTACGCTGTTGCTCGGCGCGTATTGCGCGATGTTCCAGAACGATCTCAAAGGTTTGCTGGCCTACTCGACCATCAGCCACCTCGGCCTGATCACTCTGCTGTTGGGCCTGAACAGTCCATTGGCCGCCGTCGCTGCGGTGTTCCATATCCTCAACCACGCCACGTTCAAAGCCTCGCTGTTTATGGCCGCAGGCATCATCGACCACGAAAGCGGCACCCGCGATATCCGCAAGCTCAGCGGTTTGATCAAACTGATTCCGTTCACCGCGACGCTGGCCATGGTTGCCAGTGCTTCGATGGCAGGCGTGCCGCTGCTCAACGGCTTCCTGTCGAAGGAAATGTTCTTCGCCGAAACCGTGTTCATCAACGCCACGGCGTGGGTTGAAGCAGCGCTGCCGATTGTCGCGACCATCGCCGGTACGTTCAGCGTGGCTTATTCGCTGCGCTTCACCGTCGATGTGTTCTTCGGCCCAACGGCCACCGACCTGCCGCACACCCCGCACGAACCGCCGCGCTGGATGCGTGCGCCGGTCGAGCTGCTGGTGTTCACCTGCCTGCTGGTAGGCATTTTCCCGGCACAAATCGTCGGCCCATTACTGGCCGCTGCGGCGTTGCCGGTGGTCGGCGGCACCTTGCCCGAATACAGCCTGGCAATCTGGCACGGCCTGAACGCGCCAATGATCATGAGCCTGATCGCCATGTCCGGCGGCATCGTGCTCTACCTGTTGCTGCGCAATCAGTTCAGACATGGCCGCTTCAAATATCCGCCACTGGTGGGCCGCTTCAACGGCAAGCGCCTGTTCGAGCGCAGTCTGGTGGTGATGATGCGCATGGCACGGCGTGTCGAACGCCGACTGGGCACCCGACGTCTGCAAATGCAGCTGTTCCTGATGGTGTTGGCCGCCGTGCTCGCAGGTCTGATTCCGATGCTGCACAGCACTCTGAGCTGGGGCGACCGGCCGAAGATTCCGGGCTCCATCGTCTTCGTGACCCTGTGGCTGCTGGCAATTGCCTGCGCCCTCGGTGCTGCGTGGCAGGCCAAGTATCACCGTCTCGCGGCACTGACCATGGTCAGCGTCTGCGGTTTGATGACCTGCGTGACCTTCGTCTGGTTCTCTGCTCCGGATCTGGCGCTGACGCAACTGGCGGTCGAAGTGGTGACCACCGTGCTGATCCTGCTGGGTCTACGCTGGTTGCCACGTCGGATCGAAGAAGTCTCGCCATTGCCGAGCAGCCTGCGCAAGGCGCGCATTCGTCGTCTGCGCGACTTGCTGCTGTCGATTGCGGTCGGTGGCGGCATGGCGCTGTTGTCCTACGCCATGCTCACGCGGCAGACGCCGAATGACATCTCCTCGTTCTACCTCAGCCGCGCCATGCCCGAGGGCGGTGGCAGCAACGTGGTCAACGTGATGCTGGTGGACTTCCGCGGTTTCGATACCCTTGGTGAAATCACCGTGCTGGTCGCCGTGGCGCTGACTGTATTCGCGCTGCTGCGCCGCTTCCGCCCGCCGAAAGAAAGCCTGCAACTGCCTGCCCAGCAACGCCTGCTGGCGCCGGACGTAGTCACCGATCTGGTCAACCCGCGTTCGGCCAGCGATACCGCGCTCGGTTTCATGATGGTGCCGGCGGTGCTGGTGCGCCTGCTGCTGCCGATCGCACTGGTGGTGTCGTGCTACCTGTTCATGCGCGGGCACAACCAGCCGGGCGGCGGTTTTGTCGCCGGTTTGGTGATGTCCGTGGCGTTCATCCTGCAATACATGGTTGCCGGCACGCAGTGGGTCGAGGCGCAAATGAGTCTGCGGCCCCTGCGCTGGATGGGCACCGGGCTGCTGTTCGCCACCGCCACCGGTCTCGGCGCGATGGCCGTCGGTTACCCGTTTCTCACCACCCACACCTGGCATTTCACTCTGCCGCTGCTGGGTGACATCCATATCGCCAGTGCGCTGTTCTTTGATATCGGCGTGTACGCGGTGGTCGTGGGCTCGACGCTGTTGATCCTCACCGCCCTCGCCCACCAATCGGTGCGTGGTCACAAGACTGCAGCGCTGCCCAAGTCCGTCGCCAGCAAAGGAGCCGTCTGA
- a CDS encoding helix-turn-helix domain-containing protein codes for MHKDSSQRASVLQHVSQNVRRLRHAADLSQTALAEKSGVSRRMLVAIEAGEKNVSLTTLDRVAEALDVAFSDLIQAPDARDPSRINEVAWAGVIPGSKAVLLSKATATREVEQWEWCLQPGEVYPSQPDADGWSEQIYVFEGCLTLMLGDQPQHISAGEFFMFASNQPHAYRNDGDVAARFVRNVVI; via the coding sequence GTGCACAAAGATTCCAGTCAACGAGCCTCCGTCCTCCAACACGTCAGCCAGAACGTCCGGCGCCTGCGACATGCCGCCGACCTGAGCCAGACCGCGCTGGCGGAAAAATCCGGGGTCAGTCGGCGCATGCTGGTGGCGATCGAGGCGGGCGAAAAGAATGTCAGCCTGACCACCCTTGATCGCGTCGCCGAAGCGCTCGACGTCGCCTTCAGCGACTTGATCCAGGCGCCCGATGCGCGCGATCCGAGCCGGATCAACGAAGTGGCGTGGGCCGGTGTCATTCCCGGCAGCAAAGCGGTATTGCTGTCGAAAGCCACCGCGACCCGCGAAGTCGAGCAGTGGGAATGGTGTCTGCAACCTGGTGAGGTCTATCCATCGCAACCGGACGCCGATGGTTGGAGCGAACAGATCTATGTCTTCGAGGGCTGTCTGACGTTAATGCTTGGCGACCAGCCGCAGCACATCAGCGCAGGGGAGTTCTTCATGTTTGCCAGCAACCAGCCGCATGCCTACCGTAATGACGGGGATGTAGCGGCGCGGTTTGTACGTAATGTGGTGATTTGA
- a CDS encoding Na+/H+ antiporter subunit E, protein MKRVFPAPLLSLALWALWLTLNLSISPGNLLLGAILGFAAPLMMRKLRPKQVRIRRPGTILRLFMLVGRDVVMSNLIVAWGVLNAGRRPPRSCFVKVPLDLRDAHGLATLAMICTVVPGTVWSELSLDRSILLLHVWDLDDEAQFIEHFKTAYERPLMEIFE, encoded by the coding sequence ATGAAGCGTGTATTTCCTGCACCGTTACTGTCGTTGGCGCTATGGGCATTGTGGTTGACGCTGAACCTGTCGATCAGCCCGGGCAATCTGCTGCTCGGCGCAATATTGGGTTTTGCTGCACCGCTGATGATGCGCAAGTTACGTCCGAAACAAGTGCGCATCCGCCGCCCGGGGACGATTCTGCGCCTGTTCATGCTCGTCGGGCGTGACGTGGTGATGTCCAATCTGATCGTCGCTTGGGGCGTGCTCAATGCCGGCCGCCGCCCGCCCCGTTCATGCTTCGTCAAAGTACCGCTCGACCTGCGCGATGCTCACGGTCTGGCGACGCTGGCAATGATCTGCACGGTGGTGCCCGGCACGGTGTGGTCGGAACTGTCACTGGATCGCAGCATCCTGTTGCTGCACGTTTGGGATCTGGATGACGAAGCGCAGTTCATTGAGCACTTCAAGACTGCTTACGAGCGACCGCTGAT